A single window of Toxoplasma gondii ME49 chromosome Ib, whole genome shotgun sequence DNA harbors:
- a CDS encoding RNA recognition motif-containing protein (encoded by transcript TGME49_209850), with amino-acid sequence METNHSGPEAARSTSLTPERRPLEKPRTEREERGLSREREEKGASREREERNASREREERDASREREERDASREREERNASREREERNASREREERNASREREEKGASRGRREDGCHSSRSRSRQRDSRSRSSSGCSRGRSLNARSRRSASNPGRHPRSFSRDRSRRSISDSVRREGRDGYIPSYPPNRGSPLRSVRLASPGRRGLGPVRGRPTCIYVGNLPRDIRERDVEDILFKFGRLRDIDIKRARGGMSDSCYAFVEFETIRAAEDAVACRHGYLYRGRSLRVEFTAQPARRLGSNPNFIPMGGASGPPRRTGFRALVSFLPPGCRWQHLKDHMRRAGPVGFAEVLSHGRGVVEFEHAEDLKYAVRSLDKSEMRVEGRGSVIKVEKDYSSRDYDQDYSSPRYSSRSRSPRSFDRRGSSEASSRYSRYSRDERDERDERREKEDRGRSRSRERGRDRRSVSSGDRFSHDRESGDSNRRARESELSRQEMMSREVSPASEHEEGHRDRRASKGEREREQERADRREELVLERQEKAKRLSPFSDRDKREKEDARLSSRSPSLRREERREEKNRQDSLSPGAAREERDAREEETRVGRRSISIDREREDRKGRKRDDSEDREREVKRERRRDISVDREREEETRVGRRSISIDRERDDRKGRRRDDSEDREREAKRERRRDISIDREREEETRVGRRSISIDRERDDRKGRRRDDSEDREREAKRERRRDISVDREREEETRVGRRSISIDRERDDRKGRRRDDSEDREREAKRERRRDISVDREREETRAGRRSISIDRERDDRKGRRRDDSEDREREAKRERRRDISVDREREETRVGRRSISIDRERDDRKGRRRDDSEDREREAKRERRRDISIDREREEETRVGRRSISIDRERDDRRGRRTDELEDRERGERRGRERVDSEDRERDDRRGRGKDELEDRERGERRGRERVDSEDRERDDRRGRGKDELEDRERGERRGRERDDSEDRERNDRRGRRRDDSEDRERGERRGRRRDDFEDTERDDRRKGERDLSMDKGRDQRDSRCVSEEREEKRRGRDVSIDREREEALTSFKRRRMDKASDERDDRRSPSQSRGQRRRERDWEAADSKIGGERGREERKMRPEERDERRSVSSQRSLGRREAREERREKDERRKLSPRRNREVDSDRRRETSLSSDRFREDRGGRRETIRGDRDASPRIHSRRKFEEREERRDRDDRDEDERRDERRGRDREEMREREERRPLRRLTAHERRRSFEDEREPPEPVRRERKRNSSDRDESFSPPRRGRVTKENRRSSPSCSPPRGGKRNGAPEDREETRCFASPHAACEERERKREVERRDRRRSPSTDSHFGRERRRDSRDFFPSRRDEDDRKRGRRTGDAY; translated from the exons atggagacCAACCACTCTGGACCTGAAGCGGCGAGGTCGACTTCTCTCAccccagagagaaggcctCTCGAAAAGCCGCgaaccgagagagaagagagaggtctctctagagaaagagaagagaaaggcgcgtcgcgagaaagagaagagagaaacgcctcgcgagaaagagaagagagagacgcctcgcgagaaagagaagagagagacgcctcacgagaaagagaagagagaaacgcctcgcgagaaagagaagagagaaacgcctcgcgagaaagagaagagagaaacgcctcgcgagaaagagaagagaaaggcgcgtcGCGAGGTCGGAGAGAGGACGGATGTCACAGCAGTCGGAGTCGCTCTCGACAAAGAGACTCACGGAGTCGAAGCTCATCGGGGTGCTCGAGAGGCCGCAGCTTGAATGCGCGAAGCCGAAGATCTGCTTCGAATCCAGGGAGACACCCGCGTTCGTTttccagagacagaagtcgCAGAAGTATCTCCGACAGCGtacgcagagaaggcagagatgGATACATCCCCAGCTATCCCCCGAATCGAGGTTCTCCGTTGCGTTCCGTccgcctcgcgtctcctggaAGGAGAGGCCTAGGTCCCGTCAGAGGTCGTCCGACGTGCATCTACGTCGGCAACCTCCCCAGAGACATTCGAGAAAGAGATGTCGAGGACATCCTTTTCAAG TTCGGTCGCCTGAGAGACATCGACATCAAGCGGGCTCGAGGAGGCATGTCAGACTCGTGCTACGCCTTCGTCGAATTCGAAACGATCCg CGCAGCAGAGGACGCGGTTGCTTGTCGCCACGGATACTTGTACCGAGGGCGGTCTCTGCGCGTGGAGTTCACAGCGCAGCCTGCGCGTCGCCTGGGATCGAATCCGAATTTCATCCCCATGGGAGGCGCCTCAGGACCTCCGCGGCGGACAGGCTTTCGAGCGCtggtttcctttctcccgccAGGCTGTCGGTGGCAACACTTGAAGGATCACATGAGGCGAGCTGGACCTGTCGGCTTTGCAGAAGTTCTTTCGCACGGCCGAGGCGTCGTCGAGTTCGAGCATGCGGAGGATCTGAAGTATGCAGTTCGCTCGCTGGACAAGAGCGAAATGCGCGTCGAGGGTCGCGGATCCGTCATCAAG GTCGAGAAGGACTACAGTTCGCGCGACTACGACCAGGACTATTCTTCGCCTCGCTACAGCTCACGAAGTCGGAGTCCGCGTTCGTTCGACCGCCGGGGAAGCAGCGAGGCCAGCAGCCGATACAGTCGATACAgccgagacgagagagacgagagagacgagagaagggaaaaggaagaccgagggcgcagcagaagccgcgagCGAGGTCGAGACAGACGGTCGGTGTCCTCAGGAGACAGATTCTCCcatgacagagagagcggagacagcaacaGACGCGCGAGGGAGAGTGAACTCTCGCGGCAGGAGATGATGAGTCGAGAAGTCTCGCCGGCGAGTGAGCACGAGGAGGGGCACAGGGACAGACGAGCGagcaagggagaaagagagagagaacaagagagagcggaccgaagagaagagctcGTGCtggagaggcaagagaaggcgaagaggctCTCCCCATTTtccgacagagacaagagagagaaagaggacgcgcgtctttcctcgcgaTCACCGTCTCTGCGGcgtgaggagagaagagaagagaaaaaccgacaggattctctctctcccggtgcagcgcgagaagaacgagacgccagagaagaagaaacaagagtggggagaagaagcatctccattgacagagagagagaagacagaaaaggaagaaaacgggaTGATtcggaagacagagagagagaagtcaaaagagagagaagaagagacatctccgtcgacagagagagagaagaagaaacaagagtgggaagaagaagcatctctatcgacagagagagagatgacagaaaaggaagaagacgggatGATtcggaagacagagagagagaagcgaaaagagagagaagaagagacatctctatcgacagagagagagaagaagaaacaagagtgggaagaagaagcatctctatcgacagagagagagacgacagaaaaggaagaagacgggatGATtcggaagacagagagagagaagcgaaaagagagagaagaagagacatctctgtcgatagagagagagaagaagaaacaagagtgGGGAGAAGAAGTATCTCtatcgacagagagagagacgacagaaaaggaagaagacgggatGATtcggaagacagagagagagaagcgaaaagagagagaagaagagacatctctgtcgacagagagagagaagaaacaagagcgggaagaagaagcatctctatcgacagagagagagacgacagaaaaggaagaagacgggatGATtcggaagacagagagagagaagcgaaaagagagagaagaagagacatctctgtcgacagagagagagaagaaacaagagtgggaagaagaagcatctctatcgacagagagagagacgacagaaaaggaagaagacgggatGATtcggaagacagagagagagaagcgaaaagagagagaagaagagacatctctatcgacagagagagagaagaagaaacaagagtggggagaagaagcatctctatcgacagagagagagacgacagacgagggagaagaacagacgagttggaggacagagagagaggcgagagacgagggagagaacgagttgactctgaagacagagagagagacgacagacgagggagaggaaaagatgagttggaggacagagagagaggcgagagacgagggagagaacgagttgactctgaagacagagagagagacgacagacgagggagaggaaaagatgagttggaggacagagagagaggcgagagacgagggagagaacgagatgactctgaagacagagagagaaacgacagacgagggagaagaagagatgactctgaagacagagagagaggcgagagacgagggagaagaagagatgacTTTGAAgacaccgagagagacgacagaagaaagggagaaagagattTGTCTATGGACAAAGGGAGAGACCAAAGAGATAGCAGATGCGTTtccgaggagagagaagagaaacgaagagggcGAGACGTCTCCattgacagagagagagaagaagctttGACTTCTttcaagagaagacgcatgGATAAAGCGAGTGATGAGCGCGATGACAGGAGAAGTCCTTCTCAGTCTCGcgggcagcgaagaagagagagagactgggaAGCCGCAGACTCAAAGATTGgtggcgagagagggagagaagagcgcaaGATGAGGCCTGAAGAACGTGACGAGCGAagatctgtctcttctcaaCGATCTCTGGGGCGccgggaagcgagagaggagaggagggaaaaagacgagagaagaaaactgtCTCCGCGACGGAATCGGGAGGtcgacagcgacagaaggcgagagacttctctgtcttccgaCAGATTCAGAGAAGACCGAggcgggagacgcgagacgaTTCGCGGCGACCGTGATGCGAGTCCTCGTATCCACTCACGCAGAAAgttcgaagaaagagaagagagaagagacagagacgaccgagacgaggacgagagaagagacgaaagacgagGGCGGGATagagaagaaatgagagagagagaagagagacggccTCTGCGGCGCTTGACGGCACACGAGCGGAGACGCAGTttcgaggacgagagagaaccgcCGGAACctgtgaggagagagaggaaacgaaattCTTCGGACAGAGATGAGTCGTTTTCGCCGCCAAGGCGAGGCCGAGTCACAAAAGAAAACCGAcgatcttctccctcgtgcTCGCCACCGAGAGgcgggaagagaaacggcgctccagaagaccgagaagaaacaagatgTTTTGcgtcgccgcatgcagcgtgtgaagagcgagagagaaagcgagaagtgGAGCGCAGAGACCGGAGACGGTCGCCGTCGACTGACTCGCACTTTGGTCGtgaacgcagaagagacagcagagacttCTTCCCCTCGAGGAGGGACGAAGatgacagaaagagaggcagaagaaccGGAGATGCGTATTAA